The Mytilus edulis chromosome 5, xbMytEdul2.2, whole genome shotgun sequence genomic interval tctattaaggaTATGATagagttcatttataaaaaaaataaagcgaaatcttatattaagaaaaaaaaatgatttagtcCCGCGAGCCccttaaacatataaatataggGCAAATATGTAAAGATACATGTAAGTTTCTACTTTACCTAGTCCTGATGGTAGGGTTGCCAATAAGAATGTTGTTTTGAAGTATTTCAAAGGTGTACATTGTTATCTTATAATATTTgattatagaaaaacaaatagaaataaagCAAGTCGTCTTGTGTTGTGTAATTCGCATTGGATTAGATAATTTGTCAAATATATCACTTATCCTTTCCAGGTACATACCCCAAAAGGAGTATTTCAGTGTCGTCGTCTAATAGTCACTGCTGGTGCTTGGATAAACCATGTTCTTGGATCTATTGGTGTCCATATACCAGTTTATGTTACGCAAGAACAAGTCACATATTTTGCTACACCAAACGTAAAAGATTTTACAAAGGCAAAGTAGGTTGAAATTATAATCAATTTTGAATATAAGAGAACATTTAATATCCCGAGATCGCACTGCAATCTATTGGTATTTATGTAGACTGGTTATACTGTATCCGTATGATGTCAGAACGTAGTCAAAATGGTATACGAGGTACATGTAACCAGTACGCATTAACATTATAAAGTATATACGTTAGTTGAGTTCTTGTTGTAGATTAAACAACAATTGCTGAATACTTTACTtacaaaaatattacatacatgtGAAATTTATCCTTTGGTTTGATATCTTTAAAATTTCGCTCTCACAATTCATGTTCTGTGTATCTTAACTTGAGCACAATCCGTGCCATTTATATCCTTTCATCCTTTATTTCTCATTTATTTGAAGGTACCCGATATGGATTTATCACTCAGCTAAATACGACTTTTATGGGATGCCAATGCATGGGAATTCAGGAAGCAAAATTGGGATAGACGCTGGTGGTCCAGTTGTTTCCGTTGACACACGGAATTATGAACCAGACAAGACAAGAGAACAAGCTTGTATAAAACATCTGGAGAGAACAATACCaagggtaatattgtttatctatTAGACAAACCGTCAAACACATGATTTCTATCCTTTTATCGAATGTAAAAAATgatactataaaaaagaagatgtgataagattgccaatgagacaactcaccacaagagaccaaaatcacAGTATAGACAAATCTGATCAgaaaagaaattagaaaataaaataataacacccGAAAAACGACCGAAGAAAAACAAATGAAGAAAGACAATCAAAACTTACTTTTAATCAAAAGATTAGACATTTGAAATAGCTATTGCACAGtatgttctaaaaaaaatatagtattacacattgtacatgttgtataataaGTACATGCAATCATGTATATTTAAGAATCGAACATAAGaatctatttatatttaatgtatatttttttttcctcctctttacaaataaataaattttgttagtCCTTAGGACCTATAATGTACACTAAGACATGTCTCTACACAATGACACCGGACCGTCATTTTGTTGTGGATGATTGTTCTAAGAATGGATGGGATAATGTGATCGTCTGCTGTGGAGCTGGTCATGCGTTTAAGTACGCGGTATACTATGTGATTATGTAGAATTATTAGAATAAGTAGGAAAATAGGGCCATTTATGCGGGAAAAAAATCATTCGTTATTTTCCGTCATAATAACATCACATAgcgaattaaaaaagaaaagatactGCGAAGTATTATTAATATCAAGAATATGACGAGAGATAATTGAAACAAGCCCCACAAAGTCACATGATGGTCTCCCATGATGATTGAACTATAAGCCGTCAGCATACAATAATCATCTAATAAATTGAAGAAAGACTATAGAAAAATTTGTATTTACTCAATAGCACAAATACCACAAGACTGTAGGAAAGGACAACAGTAAACACCATAATAGTGTGAACTAAACATATCATCCTtgtaatatatgtataaaattgagaatggaaatgggaaatgtgtcaaagagacaacaacccgaccatagagaagacaccagcagaaggtcaccaacgaactgtgattttattttatagaattttgcTTTTACTCTTATTACATGTCCTCAAATAGGGTGAGGTTTCTgcacatgaaaataaaacaaaaacttactAGTATAACATGTTGCGCTAGTGCCAGTTTATCTGAATCATCCGTGCTTTTcgttattgttttgttgttgtatgTTTATAGTTTGTTTTGAATGAGTCAATAATTGATGATTGATGTTGTTCCTGTACTGTCCagtatgtttttataatttgtgtGCCATTTTGGTTTTCgtcttttgtttatttaattgcCTACGTGATATGGACGAAACCTATGGAAAGTGTACACTtcatattatttaatatttttttttcagatttgccAGTCTTTTAGGAAAAATACTAAGTGAAATGGCAATAAATGGCAAAACCAAGTATGATATTTCGAAGTTTAATATAGACAGAGAAGCGATCACAAACCCTGACTGGACACCAACATTATACATGGGCACTGGAGGAAAAGTTCCGACGAAGCAGAGCTCAGCTTCGAAACTGTAATAGTTTGAACTGTGTATTCGATGAATAATGAAATCTAATTGaactttattatttttcattttttctaaacaataatttaaatagAACAGTGGGAAAGCCACGGATCGATTCTGCGCCTCCTTCCATATGACGTAAAGGCCAGAAAATCAAGGGCGACAATCGCGATTTTTCATAGAGGGCGACAGTATCGCGCCATCGCGGCAATTTGTTTACATCGTGTACGTGTGATTTTTCGAGAAATTTATCATTAAAGACAATTAAACTTGTGTCATTTCATCATCAATTAGTTATATAGGTAAGTTTTACAGGTGACCATGCTATTTTTTCTTCTTAGAAGATTTTAATTTACAAGAAACGAACATCTGAAAGTGGCAAATGACGTTGTTAATTTGGGAGATAAAAATATGGCGGGTGTTTTCCCCTTCTGAAAATAACTGACACATTTGCATCCTATtggctatttaaatataaaatgaccaaaaatagtatctatgatgatagGAGTCactaaatatttgcataaatacccATCACTCCGTGTCAAATTGTAACTGAGGCTGCGAAAAGGAAGCACACAAATCGACGCCATTTTTCAACAGATTAAGGTTTCTGAGCTCACGAAATCCTAGTATTATTACTTTTAATGGTTAGTAGAAAGATATTAATACTATCCATAACATAATTTATTGATCTGATCGGGTTATGGCTATATGTTTGCCTCTTTTCGATTCTTAAATCCAGTAAATTTCCGAAGACCACATGTAAATAAACGCCCCTTTTCCAGCGTGAGacttcaatttgaataaaacttcAATTTTGGCAGGTCAATGTTAgcatttgaattttaattaaagttttgcaGTTGTGTAATGCACATGTGCTGATTTGTTTGGTTGTCTCGAATAGTAAAAaggtgaatatttttatttttgaacccaAAAAGTgtgacaaaaaacacaaaaaacaaacaacataaaaatatatgaaaaaaataactaccccaggacaaaggggggttccaactatatgtccccattcaaatgcattgatcgtcctcAAAAAGGGAGATTCCAATCCCTGGAACCCTatccctggatctgccactgggaACTATGATTATTAAAACGTATAAAGAATTAGAGAATTATTACTATAGGAacaagaatagagaaaaattaccataaaataagtaaaaaatagaGCAAATGACATGCTAGTCCAATTTATTATGAAGTCTGACAAGACTACTTTTTTTCTGGGACGACTTCCTATGCATcccagaaaaaaatcataatattctTAGCAGCAAGCCTTAGGTCTGGTCATAATCATTTtgaactactgtaaattcagaaattattgcgtgcacttattattgcgattttgtcattttaaacttgaatgcaattttgatttttacgattttgagaaaagtcatgcttaattcagttaaaatattacaaaatgcaagttttaattattgcgttt includes:
- the LOC139523803 gene encoding monomeric sarcosine oxidase-like — protein: MDGRRYFEYIVVGCGGVGSGTLYWLSKKAGIDVLGLEQFELGHHNGGSQDHSRIIRLAYHDNRYTKLTPDTYKVWEAVEKEAGVQLVYNTGGVQFTRKDEMSHVIDAYAKAMAENNISFERLTGSQLRAKFPQFEIDDTYDTIYQPIAGLVDAALANSVHIQLARANGATVLEHCPVQKIEKLPNGRVLVHTPKGVFQCRRLIVTAGAWINHVLGSIGVHIPVYVTQEQVTYFATPNVKDFTKAKYPIWIYHSAKYDFYGMPMHGNSGSKIGIDAGGPVVSVDTRNYEPDKTREQACIKHLERTIPRSLGPIMYTKTCLYTMTPDRHFVVDDCSKNGWDNVIVCCGAGHAFKFASLLGKILSEMAINGKTKYDISKFNIDREAITNPDWTPTLYMGTGGKVPTKQSSASKL